In Drosophila yakuba strain Tai18E2 chromosome 2R, Prin_Dyak_Tai18E2_2.1, whole genome shotgun sequence, a single genomic region encodes these proteins:
- the LOC6532128 gene encoding seminase codes for MWRPLLLLQLTQLLLALANGQVQPRIVGGTTTTLSAVGGFVVNLRYDGTFYCGGSLVTSRHVVTAAHCLKDKKAGRITVQGGVSKLSQTGVVRNVAKYFIPNSYSSSSLNWDVGVIKLQSALTGSGITTISLCQVQWNPGDYMRVSGWGTTRYGNSNPSNQLRTVSIQLIRKKVCQKAYQGRDTLTASTFCARSGGKDSCSGDSGGGAIFKNQLCGIVSWGLGCANAKYPGVYTSVRRVRSFILSSIKK; via the coding sequence ATGTGGCGCCCTCTgcttctcctccagctcaCCCAGCTGCTCCTTGCCCTGGCCAACGGACAGGTCCAGCCCAGAATCGTGGgcggcaccaccaccacgctCTCCGCCGTCGGTGGCTTCGTGGTGAACCTGCGCTACGACGGAACCTTCTACTGCGGCGGCTCCCTCGTGACCAGCAGGCACGTGGTCACGGCGGCCCACTGTCTCAAAGACAAGAAGGCGGGTCGCATAACTGTCCAGGGCGGAGTGAGCAAGCTGAGCCAGACGGGCGTCGTAAGAAACGTGGCCAAGTACTTCATCCCGAACAGCTACAGCAGCTCCAGCCTCAACTGGGACGTGGGCGTCATCAAGCTGCAGAGCGCCTTGACTGGCAGTGGCATCACCACCATTTCGCTCTGCCAGGTGCAGTGGAACCCGGGCGACTACATGCGCGTCTCCGGCTGGGGCACCACGCGGTACGGCAACTCCAACCCCTCCAACCAGCTGCGCACCGTGAGCATCCAGCTGATCCGCAAGAAGGTGTGCCAGAAGGCCTACCAGGGAAGGGACACCCTCACCGCCTCCACCTTCTGCGCCCGCAGTGGCGGCAAGGACAGCTGCTCCGGCGACTCGGGCGGCGGGGCGATCTTCAAGAACCAGCTCTGCGGCATCGTCTCCTGGGGACTGGGCTGCGCCAACGCCAAGTATCCCGGCGTCTACACCAGCGTCCGTCGGGTGCGCAGCTTCATCCTCAGCTCCATCAAGAAGTGA